One genomic segment of Engystomops pustulosus unplaced genomic scaffold, aEngPut4.maternal MAT_SCAFFOLD_127, whole genome shotgun sequence includes these proteins:
- the LOC140108405 gene encoding uncharacterized protein isoform X1 translates to MLPTLAFLTMLAGLSLSSGRDYVRRGSDITDCSLKCQDTDLVLELYRECGDDESRLLELWCDSMWHSSYTSRLHLDPSSGCWTLTDARTDDSCVYNVVYHYSTGGSRRKSWSILVLDPVLISNITSNSSRTRTSILLGQDIAVSVQFTGEEAAVTWDVVGGRLPDRYRLIDDNRTMIIPSAQRDDTGRRLRVRITNPISEETREYRLEITDPHRSWLPFAASVSVAVFLVLGVGVLLRRRKNKTRSLDEEKNSYYHHPEYSHSGEDGDPQELLHGRPPPGAAPSDPPDVTSGLLDPGKPPVIIPIPQMCHLHPSPKPGEPGVHEAGATFTISLHHL, encoded by the exons CTTTCCTCACCATGCTGGCTGGACTATCACTCTCATCAGGCAGAGACTATGTGCGGAGAGGATCAgacatcactgactgcagccTGAAGTGTCAGGACACGGATTTGGTCCTGGAGCTGTACAGAGAATGTGGAGATGATGAGAGTCGCCTCCTGGAGCTGTGGTGTGATAGTATGTGGCACAGTAGTTACACCTCCAGACTCCACCTGGACCCGAGCAGCGGGTGCTGGACCCTGACAGACGCCAGGACGGACGACTCCTGCGTGTATAATGTGGTGTATCATTATAGCACAGGAGGAAGTAGACGGAAAAGCTGGTCCATCCTTGTACTAG ATCCAGTCCTCATCTCCAACATAACCAGTAACTCCAGCAGAACCAGAACCTCCATCCTTCTGGGTCAGGACATTGCTGTGAGTGTCCAGTTCACTGGAGAGGAGGCGGCGGTGACCTGGGATGTGGTCGGGGGTCGTCTCCCGGACCGGTACCGGCTGATAGATGACAATAGGACAATGATTATCCCGAGCGCCCAGAGAGACGATACCGGGAGGAGACTCCGTGTCCGGATCACAAACCCAATCAGTGAGGAGACCCGGGAATACCggctggagattacag ATCCGCACAGATCGTGGCTTCCTTTCGCAGCTTCTGTATCTGTGGCTGTATTTCTGGTTCTGGGTGTCGGGGTTTTGCTG AGGAGGAGAAAGAATAAGACACGGTCCTTAGATGAGGAGAAGAACAGTTATTATCACCACCCAGAATACAGTCATTCAGGAGAAGATGGCGACCCCCAGGAGCTTCTCCACGGCCGCCCACCCCCAGGAGCCGCTCCCTCAG ATCCTCCGGATGTGACCTCAGGACTGCTGGATCCCGGGAAACCTCCAGT AATAATTCCGATTCCACAAATGTGTCACCTACATCCATCCCCTAAGCCAGGAGAACCAGGTGTGCACGAGGCCGGAGCAACATTCACCATCTCCCTGCATCATCTCTAA
- the LOC140108405 gene encoding uncharacterized protein isoform X2, producing MLAGLSLSSGRDYVRRGSDITDCSLKCQDTDLVLELYRECGDDESRLLELWCDSMWHSSYTSRLHLDPSSGCWTLTDARTDDSCVYNVVYHYSTGGSRRKSWSILVLDPVLISNITSNSSRTRTSILLGQDIAVSVQFTGEEAAVTWDVVGGRLPDRYRLIDDNRTMIIPSAQRDDTGRRLRVRITNPISEETREYRLEITDPHRSWLPFAASVSVAVFLVLGVGVLLRRRKNKTRSLDEEKNSYYHHPEYSHSGEDGDPQELLHGRPPPGAAPSDPPDVTSGLLDPGKPPVIIPIPQMCHLHPSPKPGEPGVHEAGATFTISLHHL from the exons ATGCTGGCTGGACTATCACTCTCATCAGGCAGAGACTATGTGCGGAGAGGATCAgacatcactgactgcagccTGAAGTGTCAGGACACGGATTTGGTCCTGGAGCTGTACAGAGAATGTGGAGATGATGAGAGTCGCCTCCTGGAGCTGTGGTGTGATAGTATGTGGCACAGTAGTTACACCTCCAGACTCCACCTGGACCCGAGCAGCGGGTGCTGGACCCTGACAGACGCCAGGACGGACGACTCCTGCGTGTATAATGTGGTGTATCATTATAGCACAGGAGGAAGTAGACGGAAAAGCTGGTCCATCCTTGTACTAG ATCCAGTCCTCATCTCCAACATAACCAGTAACTCCAGCAGAACCAGAACCTCCATCCTTCTGGGTCAGGACATTGCTGTGAGTGTCCAGTTCACTGGAGAGGAGGCGGCGGTGACCTGGGATGTGGTCGGGGGTCGTCTCCCGGACCGGTACCGGCTGATAGATGACAATAGGACAATGATTATCCCGAGCGCCCAGAGAGACGATACCGGGAGGAGACTCCGTGTCCGGATCACAAACCCAATCAGTGAGGAGACCCGGGAATACCggctggagattacag ATCCGCACAGATCGTGGCTTCCTTTCGCAGCTTCTGTATCTGTGGCTGTATTTCTGGTTCTGGGTGTCGGGGTTTTGCTG AGGAGGAGAAAGAATAAGACACGGTCCTTAGATGAGGAGAAGAACAGTTATTATCACCACCCAGAATACAGTCATTCAGGAGAAGATGGCGACCCCCAGGAGCTTCTCCACGGCCGCCCACCCCCAGGAGCCGCTCCCTCAG ATCCTCCGGATGTGACCTCAGGACTGCTGGATCCCGGGAAACCTCCAGT AATAATTCCGATTCCACAAATGTGTCACCTACATCCATCCCCTAAGCCAGGAGAACCAGGTGTGCACGAGGCCGGAGCAACATTCACCATCTCCCTGCATCATCTCTAA